The proteins below come from a single Brevundimonas sp. LM2 genomic window:
- the modA gene encoding molybdate ABC transporter substrate-binding protein has protein sequence MNRHALTAAFVGLALVVLAACAPAAPGRDRTVTVFAAASLTDALTEIAADYEREAGTAVVLSFGATGGLARQVQAGAPADVIILADPAWMDRLQAAERLGAEPVDLLRNDLVVIAPKGTDGEGDPFAALGGGDRLAIGDPESVPAGAYARAWLQRSGRWDAVKDRLVFGADVRAVRAFVARGEAALGVVYRSDAVGRTDVRIVLAPPAAEQPIILYPAAKGVDGGPEATAFLAHLSSPMAAAVFRRRGFEPVG, from the coding sequence ATGAACCGACACGCTCTGACGGCCGCGTTCGTCGGTCTGGCCCTGGTCGTCCTCGCCGCATGCGCCCCCGCCGCGCCGGGACGAGACCGGACCGTGACGGTTTTCGCCGCCGCCTCCCTGACCGACGCGCTGACCGAGATCGCTGCGGACTATGAACGGGAGGCGGGGACGGCCGTCGTTCTGTCGTTCGGCGCCACTGGAGGCTTGGCGCGTCAGGTCCAGGCCGGCGCACCGGCCGATGTGATCATCCTGGCCGATCCCGCCTGGATGGATCGCCTCCAGGCGGCGGAACGGCTGGGGGCGGAACCCGTCGACCTGCTGCGCAACGACCTGGTCGTGATCGCGCCGAAGGGGACCGACGGGGAAGGCGATCCGTTCGCGGCGCTCGGCGGCGGCGACCGCCTGGCGATCGGCGACCCGGAGAGCGTGCCGGCGGGCGCCTACGCCCGCGCCTGGCTGCAGCGCTCGGGACGATGGGACGCGGTCAAGGATCGCCTCGTGTTCGGGGCCGACGTCCGCGCCGTGCGCGCCTTCGTGGCGCGCGGCGAGGCGGCACTCGGCGTGGTGTATCGCAGCGACGCCGTCGGCCGGACGGATGTCCGCATCGTGCTGGCCCCCCCGGCGGCGGAGCAGCCCATCATCCTCTATCCTGCGGCCAAGGGGGTGGACGGCGGCCCGGAGGCGACCGCCTTCCTGGCCCATCTGTCCTCGCCTATGGCGGCGGCGGTGTTCCGGCGCCGCGGGTTCGAGCCGGTGGGCTGA
- a CDS encoding Hsp70 family protein has protein sequence MTPDAAPTPETTLGIDFGTTNTVVAMTRAGGTVAVLRFAAPGGEVTAFRSTLSFRIEEAGEGPPARVVEAGPWAVDSYLEDPLDTRFIQSFKTFAASAAFTETVIDNRRYRFEDLLAAFLLRLRHHGGAQMSALPGRVIVGRPVTFAGGSDAELALQRYETAFARLGFTDIRYAYEPVGAAFFFARTLTAPANVLVADFGGGTSDFSIVRFEPSPSGLRSTALARSGVGVAGDAFDFRIIDALVSPELGKGGAYRSLDKLLPIPQRYYAAFARWDQLALLRASRDMKDIRDIARHALEPEKLVRLIEILDDNHGYALYQAVTRLKVDLSTAESTTFVFAAGSVRIERRVARSELEQWIAPELAAIEGAVEEAIKASGLAADQIDRVFLTGGSSFVPAVRAIFTRRFASSRIESGGEFESIASGLALIGREADLDLWSERRPQGETGLQRPEHADPGSHVRV, from the coding sequence ATGACGCCTGATGCCGCCCCCACGCCTGAAACGACCCTGGGCATCGATTTCGGCACCACCAATACCGTGGTCGCGATGACCCGGGCCGGAGGCACGGTCGCGGTGCTGCGCTTCGCCGCCCCGGGGGGTGAGGTGACCGCCTTCCGCTCCACGCTCAGCTTCCGGATCGAGGAGGCGGGCGAGGGCCCACCGGCGCGGGTGGTCGAGGCGGGCCCGTGGGCGGTGGACTCCTATCTGGAGGATCCGCTCGACACCCGCTTCATCCAATCCTTCAAGACCTTCGCCGCCAGCGCGGCCTTTACCGAAACGGTCATCGACAACCGCCGCTATCGTTTCGAGGACCTGCTGGCCGCTTTCCTGCTGCGGCTGCGCCACCACGGGGGCGCGCAGATGAGCGCCCTGCCGGGACGGGTGATCGTCGGGCGGCCGGTGACCTTCGCCGGCGGCTCGGACGCGGAGCTCGCCCTGCAGCGTTACGAGACCGCCTTTGCCCGTCTGGGGTTCACCGACATCCGCTACGCCTACGAGCCGGTCGGGGCCGCCTTCTTCTTCGCCCGGACCCTGACGGCCCCCGCCAACGTCCTCGTCGCCGACTTCGGGGGCGGCACCAGCGACTTCTCGATCGTCCGCTTCGAACCCTCGCCGTCAGGCCTGCGGTCGACAGCCCTGGCGCGCTCGGGCGTGGGCGTGGCCGGGGATGCCTTCGACTTCCGCATCATCGACGCCCTGGTGTCGCCGGAGCTCGGCAAGGGCGGCGCCTATCGCAGTCTCGACAAGCTCCTCCCCATCCCCCAGCGCTACTATGCCGCCTTCGCGCGGTGGGACCAGTTGGCCCTGCTGCGGGCGTCGCGCGACATGAAGGACATCCGGGACATCGCCCGGCACGCGCTCGAGCCCGAAAAGCTGGTCCGGCTGATCGAGATCCTTGACGACAACCACGGCTATGCCCTCTACCAGGCGGTCACGCGTCTCAAGGTCGACCTGTCGACCGCTGAATCGACGACCTTTGTATTCGCCGCAGGGTCCGTTCGAATCGAGCGCCGCGTCGCCCGCTCGGAACTCGAGCAGTGGATCGCCCCCGAACTGGCCGCCATCGAGGGTGCGGTCGAAGAGGCGATCAAGGCGTCCGGTCTCGCGGCGGATCAGATCGATCGGGTGTTTCTGACGGGAGGCTCATCGTTCGTGCCGGCCGTGCGCGCGATTTTCACGCGGCGGTTCGCGTCGTCGCGAATCGAATCAGGGGGTGAGTTCGAGTCCATCGCCTCGGGACTGGCGCTCATCGGACGCGAAGCCGATCTCGATCTATGGAGCGAACGCAGGCCCCAGGGCGAAACCGGGCTGCAAAGGCCTGAGCATGCTGACCCGGGAAGCCACGTCCGCGTCTGA
- the modB gene encoding molybdate ABC transporter permease subunit yields the protein MFAPLSDFELQALGLSIKVAAVALVVCLPLGLAVAMLLARGRFPGRWILEAAVNLPLVLPPVVTGLILLNLFGVQGPIGRVLNEAFGVTLAFHWTGAALAATLMALPLVVRPLRLAIEGVDRGLEDAASVLGASRLAVFARITLPLAAPGLVAAALLGFARAFGEFGATVTFAGSIPGETQTLPVAIYSALQRAEGEGAAMRLAVIAVLVSVLAVVGSEVCNRRLLRTRGA from the coding sequence ATGTTCGCGCCTCTGTCCGATTTCGAGCTCCAGGCCCTGGGGCTGTCAATCAAGGTGGCGGCCGTCGCCCTCGTCGTCTGCCTGCCGCTGGGGCTGGCCGTGGCGATGCTGCTGGCCCGCGGGCGCTTCCCAGGACGCTGGATCCTCGAGGCCGCCGTGAACCTGCCCCTCGTCCTGCCGCCGGTGGTGACGGGGCTGATCCTGCTCAACCTGTTCGGCGTCCAGGGGCCGATCGGCCGCGTCCTCAATGAGGCCTTCGGGGTCACGCTCGCCTTTCACTGGACCGGGGCGGCCCTGGCCGCGACGCTGATGGCCCTGCCGCTGGTGGTGCGCCCGCTGCGGCTGGCGATCGAAGGCGTCGATCGGGGGCTGGAAGACGCGGCCTCGGTCCTCGGGGCGTCGCGGCTGGCGGTGTTCGCCCGAATAACCCTGCCGTTGGCGGCACCCGGTCTGGTGGCGGCGGCCCTGCTGGGTTTCGCGCGGGCGTTTGGTGAGTTCGGGGCCACGGTGACCTTCGCGGGATCCATCCCCGGCGAGACCCAGACCCTGCCCGTCGCCATCTATTCCGCCCTGCAGCGCGCCGAGGGGGAGGGGGCGGCGATGCGACTGGCCGTCATCGCCGTGCTCGTGTCGGTGCTCGCCGTCGTGGGCTCGGAGGTCTGCAATCGGCGGCTCCTGCGGACGCGCGGCGCATGA
- a CDS encoding ATP-binding cassette domain-containing protein, producing the protein MSLTCHAAGRRGDFIFDIGFESAARTVAVVGPSGCGKTTFLHGLAGLLADCTAQIRIDGTVVLDDAVTCLPTHRRAVGYVFQDIRLFPHLTVEQNIAFSRPYGGDAMTVAQALELMDLRGYERRRPAGLSGGEARRVALARALAARPRLLLLDEPFTGLDPQRRERLAPYLLRLRDEIRLPMVLVSHDPRDLDLIAQEVVTVAGGLVTTARDVPPSGDGQDAGF; encoded by the coding sequence ATGAGCCTGACCTGCCACGCCGCCGGCCGCCGCGGCGACTTCATCTTCGACATCGGGTTCGAGAGCGCGGCGCGGACCGTGGCGGTCGTCGGGCCGTCCGGCTGCGGCAAGACGACCTTCCTGCATGGGCTCGCGGGCCTGCTGGCGGACTGCACGGCGCAGATTCGGATCGACGGCACCGTCGTGCTGGATGACGCTGTGACATGCCTGCCGACCCACCGACGCGCGGTCGGTTATGTGTTCCAGGACATCCGCCTGTTTCCGCATCTGACGGTCGAGCAGAACATCGCCTTCTCGCGCCCCTATGGCGGGGACGCGATGACCGTGGCCCAGGCGCTGGAGCTGATGGACCTGCGCGGCTACGAGCGCCGCCGGCCCGCCGGCCTGTCGGGCGGGGAGGCGCGCCGGGTGGCGCTCGCCCGGGCTTTGGCCGCCCGCCCGCGACTGCTGCTTCTGGACGAGCCGTTCACGGGTCTGGATCCGCAGCGCCGTGAGCGGCTCGCGCCCTATCTGCTGCGACTGCGCGACGAGATCCGATTGCCGATGGTCCTGGTGTCCCACGATCCACGCGACCTCGACCTGATCGCTCAGGAGGTCGTGACCGTCGCGGGCGGCCTGGTCACGACGGCGCGCGACGTCCCGCCTTCCGGGGATGGGCAGGACGCCGGCTTCTAG